The following coding sequences lie in one Lysobacter capsici genomic window:
- a CDS encoding DUF1631 family protein: protein MSGHLHGVVQTTRSDPSRVLEEIKRQTLEQLGGLPGTLYGPIEEALKADSLKGDGRNHHYEDQAALWILRQQQASHVMAFRQQVGHGFDAFRQPGSVVGGLGGSPLQLVGEQQLAFDLDGERLTEALEQRYQRPLEMIRSRLQMMSQAMGAPEGDNPLGPYRLVKAFTAIYSEAQVNESLRVRLFRQYEYELARLLGDLYGRINNLMATAGYGVSMGGAGAPGTPARAAEERRDRNTLDSVFDTVPHREAAASVPHDYNAHSAASGGYGGDGHAAHAGGHDGQPNNQPISQADVAAMASELAELRSQLHAWREGMVKAGGLPPGQAPQRSMAPRRELRIDEVVGMASLLQPEPPDAYARALAVSGRLGETIRDQLFDGARRLGFNPDQTCFSAEEDDAIDLVALLFDSLFRNHALQDRARRVYARLVMPYVKVALTDNEVFVKREHPARRLLDAITEACEGNDGETPQDRDLLERASDISQRIVSDYNEDLAVFELAHAELDALLSQHRRRIELQEQRAAKATYGRERLGAARSQADAAVRERIGEGRLTQAVADFLATPWRHHMVQVLLRENEDPKRRAQALALGDALVMADKLAAENRGRELADQLLALQPIIVQCLASSGLDDSAAQHGMAGLVRALATPDSERDEHAPPSASEVEEDIAEERRLYMAGGDGSGAHDPLLAERMRQLEPGDWLRLTNTQGETVAVKVAWVSPLTSRFLLVNRRGVRALVASAEELAVLAASGRLLVGAERTAFDEAMRQVRRHLDRVI, encoded by the coding sequence GTGTCCGGTCATTTGCACGGCGTCGTTCAGACCACGCGCAGCGATCCGTCGCGCGTGCTCGAAGAAATCAAACGACAGACGCTCGAGCAACTCGGGGGGCTGCCGGGCACCCTGTATGGACCGATTGAGGAAGCGCTGAAGGCCGACTCGCTCAAGGGCGACGGTCGCAATCATCATTACGAAGACCAGGCCGCATTGTGGATCCTGCGTCAGCAACAGGCCAGCCATGTCATGGCGTTTCGCCAGCAGGTCGGTCACGGCTTCGACGCGTTCCGCCAGCCCGGCAGCGTGGTCGGCGGGCTCGGCGGTTCGCCGCTGCAGTTGGTCGGCGAACAGCAGCTGGCGTTCGACCTGGACGGCGAGCGCCTGACCGAGGCGCTGGAACAGCGCTATCAGCGCCCGCTGGAAATGATCCGCAGCCGTCTGCAGATGATGTCGCAGGCGATGGGCGCGCCCGAGGGCGACAACCCGTTGGGGCCGTATCGGCTGGTCAAGGCCTTCACCGCCATCTACAGCGAAGCGCAGGTCAACGAAAGCCTGCGCGTGCGCCTGTTCCGCCAGTACGAATACGAACTCGCGCGGCTGCTGGGCGACTTGTACGGCCGCATCAACAATCTAATGGCGACGGCCGGTTACGGTGTCAGCATGGGCGGCGCAGGCGCGCCCGGCACGCCCGCGCGCGCGGCCGAAGAGCGCCGCGACCGCAACACGCTCGACAGCGTGTTCGACACCGTCCCGCATCGCGAGGCTGCTGCGTCCGTGCCCCATGACTACAACGCTCACTCCGCCGCGAGCGGCGGTTACGGTGGCGACGGCCATGCCGCGCATGCCGGCGGTCACGACGGCCAGCCGAACAACCAGCCGATTTCGCAGGCCGATGTGGCCGCGATGGCCAGCGAACTGGCCGAACTGCGCTCGCAGCTGCACGCCTGGCGCGAGGGCATGGTCAAGGCCGGCGGTCTGCCGCCGGGCCAGGCGCCGCAGCGTTCGATGGCGCCGCGGCGCGAGCTGCGCATCGACGAAGTGGTCGGCATGGCCTCGCTGCTGCAGCCCGAACCGCCGGACGCGTACGCGCGTGCATTGGCGGTGTCCGGACGCCTGGGCGAAACCATCCGCGACCAGCTGTTCGACGGCGCGCGCCGGCTCGGCTTCAATCCCGACCAGACCTGCTTCAGCGCCGAAGAAGACGATGCGATCGACCTGGTCGCGTTGCTGTTCGACTCGCTGTTCCGCAACCACGCCCTGCAGGACCGCGCGCGGCGCGTGTATGCGCGGCTGGTGATGCCGTACGTCAAGGTCGCGCTGACCGACAACGAGGTGTTCGTCAAACGCGAGCACCCGGCGCGGCGCCTGCTCGATGCGATCACCGAAGCCTGCGAAGGCAACGACGGCGAAACCCCGCAGGACCGCGATCTGCTCGAGCGCGCTTCGGACATCTCGCAGCGCATCGTCTCGGACTACAACGAAGACCTCGCGGTGTTCGAGCTGGCCCACGCCGAACTCGACGCCTTGCTGTCGCAGCACCGGCGCCGGATCGAATTGCAGGAACAGCGCGCGGCCAAGGCCACCTACGGCCGCGAGCGCCTCGGCGCGGCGCGTAGCCAGGCCGACGCGGCGGTGCGCGAGCGCATCGGCGAAGGCCGGCTGACCCAGGCGGTGGCCGACTTCCTGGCGACGCCGTGGCGGCATCACATGGTCCAGGTGTTGCTGCGCGAAAACGAAGATCCCAAGCGCCGTGCGCAGGCGCTGGCGCTCGGCGACGCGCTGGTGATGGCCGACAAGCTCGCCGCCGAGAACCGCGGACGCGAACTGGCCGACCAGTTGCTCGCGTTGCAGCCCATCATCGTGCAGTGCCTGGCCAGTTCGGGCCTGGACGACAGCGCGGCCCAGCACGGCATGGCCGGCCTGGTGCGGGCGCTGGCGACCCCGGACAGCGAGCGCGACGAACACGCGCCGCCGAGCGCGTCGGAGGTCGAGGAAGACATCGCCGAGGAACGCCGCCTGTACATGGCCGGCGGCGACGGGTCCGGCGCGCACGATCCGTTGCTGGCCGAGCGCATGCGTCAGCTCGAACCGGGCGATTGGCTGCGCCTGACCAACACCCAGGGCGAGACCGTCGCGGTCAAGGTCGCCTGGGTCAGCCCGTTGACCTCGCGTTTCCTGCTGGTCAACCGGCGCGGCGTGCGCGCGCTGGTGGCGTCGG
- a CDS encoding nitroreductase family protein — MPPSSPDLLTALDTRRSVPAKQLTAPGPDESTLKRMLTSAVRVPDHGKRVPFRFLTIEGQARHALGERVAARGIEVFPDAGEAAVEKDRGRYSSAPLIVTVIARLGPDEKIPEFERVLTVGSVCFALLQAAQACGFGAVWLTGWPAYDEQVAQWLGLQADERIAGFIHIGTPKLDAPERERPDPLELTQAWSPS, encoded by the coding sequence ATGCCGCCCTCCTCCCCCGACTTGCTCACCGCCCTCGACACCCGCCGATCCGTCCCCGCCAAGCAGCTCACCGCGCCCGGACCGGACGAATCCACCCTTAAACGTATGTTGACCTCGGCCGTGCGCGTGCCCGATCACGGCAAGCGCGTGCCGTTCCGCTTCCTCACCATCGAAGGACAGGCGCGCCACGCCCTGGGCGAACGCGTCGCCGCGCGCGGCATCGAGGTGTTTCCCGACGCCGGCGAGGCTGCGGTCGAAAAGGATCGCGGCCGGTATTCCTCCGCGCCGCTGATCGTCACCGTGATCGCCAGACTCGGCCCCGACGAAAAAATCCCCGAGTTCGAACGCGTGCTCACTGTCGGCAGCGTGTGCTTCGCCTTGTTGCAGGCGGCGCAGGCGTGCGGCTTCGGCGCGGTCTGGCTGACCGGCTGGCCGGCCTACGACGAGCAGGTCGCGCAGTGGCTGGGGCTGCAGGCCGACGAACGCATCGCCGGCTTCATCCATATCGGCACGCCCAAGCTCGATGCGCCCGAACGCGAGCGCCCCGATCCGCTTGAACTGACCCAAGCCTGGTCGCCGAGCTGA
- a CDS encoding 5'-3' exonuclease, whose product MNNAAPTPVYLVDASLYVFRAWHSIPDEFQDAEGWPTNAVHGFARFLLELIERERPRHIAIAFDEALDSCFRNAIYPAYKANRDPAPDALKRQFGHCQALCRALGLSVLSDSRYEADDLIGSAIVTMRSHGYRGVIVSADKDLSQLLDTHDEQWDFARGQRWGADGVHARQGVHARQVADYLALTGDAVDNIPGVPGIGAKTAAALLAHFDTLDALLARVEEVPFLRLRGAASAAARLREHRTQALLCRQLTTIALDAPLGDSSGHFVRGQADAAGLLDLCDRLRFGPMTRRRLHEAVGLDFAASQVPS is encoded by the coding sequence ATGAACAACGCCGCACCCACACCGGTCTACCTGGTCGACGCCAGCCTGTACGTGTTCCGCGCCTGGCACTCGATCCCCGACGAATTCCAGGACGCCGAAGGCTGGCCGACCAACGCCGTCCACGGTTTCGCCCGCTTCCTGCTCGAACTGATCGAGCGCGAACGCCCGCGCCATATCGCCATCGCCTTCGACGAAGCGCTGGACTCGTGCTTCCGCAACGCGATCTACCCGGCCTACAAGGCCAATCGCGATCCCGCGCCGGACGCGCTCAAGCGCCAGTTCGGCCACTGCCAGGCGCTGTGCCGCGCGCTGGGCCTGTCGGTGCTGTCGGATTCGCGGTACGAAGCCGACGACCTGATCGGCAGCGCGATCGTGACCATGCGCAGCCACGGCTACCGCGGCGTGATCGTGTCGGCCGACAAGGACCTGTCGCAGTTGCTCGATACCCACGACGAACAATGGGACTTCGCCCGCGGCCAACGCTGGGGCGCCGACGGCGTCCACGCGCGCCAGGGCGTGCATGCGCGACAGGTCGCCGATTACCTGGCCCTGACCGGCGACGCGGTCGACAACATCCCCGGCGTGCCCGGGATCGGCGCCAAGACCGCGGCCGCCCTGCTCGCCCACTTCGATACCCTTGACGCCTTGCTGGCGCGGGTGGAGGAAGTCCCGTTCCTGCGCCTGCGCGGCGCCGCCAGCGCCGCGGCGCGGCTGCGCGAACACCGCACGCAGGCCTTGCTGTGCCGGCAGCTGACCACGATCGCGCTGGACGCGCCGCTGGGCGACAGCAGCGGCCACTTCGTGCGCGGCCAGGCCGACGCGGCCGGCCTGCTGGACCTGTGCGACCGTCTGCGCTTCGGGCCGATGACCCGGCGCCGCCTGCACGAAGCGGTCGGCCTGGACTTCGCCGCGTCACAGGTTCCGTCGTAG
- a CDS encoding NUDIX hydrolase produces MTSADHAAHDQPIETIYTGQWLRMMRRGHWEYAERTHGKGMAVIIVAVTPDDNILFVEQYRVPLGARTIEMPAGLVGDDHDHDTLESAAQRELIEETGWDPARVEVLLTGPTSAGMSSERIAFVRATQLRKVGDGGGVAGEDIIVHQVPRASAPMWLMQKQAEGYELDLKLWAGLWMIERNPDGSAVG; encoded by the coding sequence ATGACGTCAGCCGATCACGCCGCGCACGACCAACCGATCGAAACCATCTACACCGGCCAGTGGCTGCGCATGATGCGCCGCGGCCATTGGGAATACGCCGAACGCACCCACGGCAAGGGCATGGCGGTGATCATCGTCGCCGTCACCCCCGACGACAACATCCTGTTCGTCGAGCAATACCGCGTCCCGCTGGGCGCGCGCACCATCGAAATGCCGGCCGGCCTGGTCGGCGACGACCACGACCACGACACCCTCGAATCGGCCGCGCAACGCGAACTGATCGAAGAAACCGGCTGGGACCCCGCGCGCGTCGAAGTCCTGCTCACCGGCCCGACCTCCGCCGGCATGAGCAGCGAACGCATCGCCTTCGTCCGCGCCACCCAGCTGCGCAAGGTCGGCGACGGCGGCGGCGTGGCCGGCGAGGACATCATCGTCCACCAGGTACCGCGCGCCTCCGCGCCGATGTGGCTGATGCAGAAACAGGCGGAAGGCTACGAACTCGACCTCAAGCTGTGGGCGGGGCTTTGGATGATCGAGCGGAATCCGGATGGGTCGGCGGTGGGTTGA